The Stigmatella ashevillena genomic sequence GCGGTCTGTCATGGCATGAGGGGTGCACCGAGCCCAGCCGGGTTCCCAGGCGCGTTTCCCCAAACTCCTGGAGCCCAGTCCCCTCAACCCGGAGGTATGTGATGTCATCGTCCAGGAGCGCGGCAAGGAAGTGGTTGGTGTTGTGCGGCATGCTGGGTGGCGCCTCGGTGCTGGGTGGCGCCTGTGGCGTGCCCGAGGCCGAGGTCGAGCCGCGCGAGCAGCAGGTCTCCCCTCTCGCCGGCTGTAGTCCCGTCCAGGGCGCCACCACCGTCTGTGGCGTGGTGGTCAACACGGCGGGCGCGGCCATTGGGGGTGCGGAGGTGGTTCTCCAAGGCGTGCGGACGACGACCGTCGCGGACGGCTCGTTCTCCGTCTCCAGCGCGGCGCTGAATCCGGGCGCACCGCTGACCCTCACCGCGCAGGGCTACATGCCGCATGTCGGCGCCGTCACACGCGACGTGCTTGGGGCTCGCTTCGTTCTGCACACCTTGTACCAGCAGACCTTCTCGGGGGGCGTCCCCACCGTCACGGATCCCCGCAGCGGCGCTGCCATCCGCGTGGATCTGGAGAAGCTGCGGACCCTCAACGGGACCGCGCCCATCAAGCCCTTCACCGTGGGCGTGCGCTTCATCGACACGGGCCTGCTGGCGATGCCGGGGACCGACGGCGCCGTCAACCTGAGTGGCAAGGCCGTCTTCCTGGAGACGCGTGGCGCCATCTATGCCGAGGTCCGTGATGCCCGGGGCAACCAGCTCCAGCCGTCCGCAGGCACGACTGCCCAGGTGTTCATCCCCATCGCAGGAAGCATGACCGGGTCCGCGCCGCAGAGCATCGCCCTGTGGTCCATGCCCGCGGGCACCAATCAGTGGCGCCAGCAGCCGGGCGCGGCCTCGAAGACGAGCAACCCGGTTCGGTGCGCGGTCAAGGAAGTGGCTACCTGCGACGCGGACGCGTGCGATCAAGCCTCCCAGGGCCGATACGTGGGCAACACTCCGGAGATTGGCTTCCTCAACGCGGACATCGAGAAGACCAATCCCGCGTGCCTGCGCGTCGAGTTGAACACTGCCGCGCTGCCGCCTGGCACCGCGTTGCCCATCTGCCTGGACATCGAGATCGCCATTCCTGGCGGTGGAACCCAGACGCGCACGATGTGCATGGGCGACGGCACGGACGTCCTGTACAACCTGCCCCCCAATGCCAACCTCACCGTTCGCCAGGCGTCGGGCTTTGGCTGCCCGGCTCCGCCCAGCACCAGCGTGACCGTCAACACGG encodes the following:
- a CDS encoding carboxypeptidase regulatory-like domain-containing protein, which encodes MSSSRSAARKWLVLCGMLGGASVLGGACGVPEAEVEPREQQVSPLAGCSPVQGATTVCGVVVNTAGAAIGGAEVVLQGVRTTTVADGSFSVSSAALNPGAPLTLTAQGYMPHVGAVTRDVLGARFVLHTLYQQTFSGGVPTVTDPRSGAAIRVDLEKLRTLNGTAPIKPFTVGVRFIDTGLLAMPGTDGAVNLSGKAVFLETRGAIYAEVRDARGNQLQPSAGTTAQVFIPIAGSMTGSAPQSIALWSMPAGTNQWRQQPGAASKTSNPVRCAVKEVATCDADACDQASQGRYVGNTPEIGFLNADIEKTNPACLRVELNTAALPPGTALPICLDIEIAIPGGGTQTRTMCMGDGTDVLYNLPPNANLTVRQASGFGCPAPPSTSVTVNTGAPWGGTGIPSSPSQCNGVLTLPPLP